The Streptomyces sp. NBC_00670 genome window below encodes:
- a CDS encoding Lrp/AsnC family transcriptional regulator: MTIDRLDARLIVLLAREPRIGVLEMSRRLGVARGTAQARLDRLRERGVVRGFGPEVDPAALGYPVTAFATLEIRQGQGADVRTHLASVPEVLELHTTTGRGDMLCRLVARSNADLQRVIDRVVALDGIVRASTAIVMENPVPLRIIPLVEQAARDAE, encoded by the coding sequence ATGACGATCGACCGCCTGGACGCCCGGCTCATCGTCCTGCTGGCGCGCGAGCCGCGGATCGGGGTGCTGGAGATGTCGCGCCGGCTGGGCGTGGCCCGCGGCACGGCCCAGGCCCGGCTCGACCGGCTGCGGGAGCGGGGGGTCGTACGCGGCTTCGGCCCCGAGGTCGACCCGGCGGCGCTCGGCTACCCGGTGACCGCGTTCGCCACGCTGGAGATCCGCCAGGGCCAGGGCGCGGACGTCCGTACCCACCTGGCGAGCGTCCCCGAGGTACTCGAACTGCACACGACCACGGGCCGCGGCGACATGCTCTGCCGCCTCGTCGCCCGCTCGAACGCGGACCTCCAACGCGTCATCGACCGCGTAGTGGCCCTCGACGGCATAGTCCGCGCCTCCACAGCCATCGTCATGGAGAACCCGGTCCCACTGCGCATCATCCCGTTGGTGGAACAGGCGGCGAGGGACGCGGAGTAA
- a CDS encoding FAD-binding oxidoreductase yields the protein MSRTDARPDAATPTTTLLTRLRTTLPPDAILTDPDITATYAHDMASFCPSGTPAAVVLPRTVEQVQHTLRTATDLRIPVVPQGARTGLSGGANATDGCLVLSLVRMDRILEIDPVDRIAVVEPGVVNAALSRAVAAHGLHYPPDPSSWESCTIGGNIGTASGGLCCVKYGVTAEYVLGLDVVLADGRLLHTGRRTAKGVAGYDLTRLFVGSEGSLGVVVRAVLALKPKPPEQLALAAEFPSSATASDAVCRIMESGHVPSLLELMDATTVRAVNAMTRMGLPESTRALLLAAFDTPDPAADLAAVGALCEAAGATAVVPAEDAAESELLLQARRMALPALEAATGTTMIDDVCVPRSRLGDMIEGVERIAERHRLTIGVCAHAGDGNTHPVVCFDAADPDETRRARVSFDEIMALGLDLGGTITGEHGVGVLKKEWLARELGPVGVEMQRGIKQVFDPLGILNPGKLF from the coding sequence ATGAGCCGCACCGACGCACGCCCCGACGCAGCGACACCCACCACCACCCTCCTCACCCGCCTCCGAACCACCCTCCCCCCGGACGCGATCCTCACCGACCCCGACATCACAGCCACCTACGCCCACGACATGGCGAGCTTCTGCCCCTCCGGCACCCCCGCCGCCGTCGTCCTCCCCCGCACCGTCGAACAGGTCCAGCACACCCTGCGCACCGCCACCGACCTCCGCATCCCCGTCGTCCCGCAGGGCGCCCGCACCGGCCTCTCCGGCGGAGCCAACGCCACCGACGGCTGCCTCGTCCTGTCACTCGTCCGGATGGACCGCATCCTGGAGATCGACCCCGTCGACCGCATCGCCGTCGTCGAACCCGGCGTCGTCAACGCCGCCCTCTCCCGCGCGGTCGCCGCCCACGGCCTCCACTACCCCCCGGACCCCTCCAGCTGGGAGAGCTGCACCATCGGCGGCAACATCGGCACCGCCTCCGGGGGCCTGTGCTGCGTCAAGTACGGCGTGACCGCCGAGTACGTCCTCGGCCTGGACGTCGTCCTCGCCGACGGCCGCCTGCTGCACACCGGCCGCCGCACCGCGAAGGGCGTCGCCGGCTACGACCTCACCCGCCTCTTCGTCGGCTCCGAGGGCTCGCTCGGCGTCGTCGTACGGGCCGTGCTGGCGCTGAAGCCGAAGCCGCCGGAGCAACTCGCGCTCGCCGCCGAGTTCCCCTCCTCGGCCACCGCGAGCGACGCCGTGTGCCGGATCATGGAGAGCGGGCACGTCCCGTCCCTCCTCGAACTGATGGACGCCACGACGGTCCGGGCGGTCAACGCGATGACCCGCATGGGCCTGCCCGAGTCGACGCGCGCGCTGCTGCTCGCCGCGTTCGACACCCCCGACCCGGCGGCCGACCTCGCCGCCGTCGGCGCGCTGTGCGAGGCGGCGGGCGCCACCGCCGTCGTACCGGCTGAGGACGCCGCCGAGTCCGAACTCCTGCTCCAGGCGCGGCGCATGGCGCTCCCCGCGCTGGAGGCGGCGACCGGCACGACGATGATCGACGACGTGTGCGTCCCCCGCTCCCGGCTCGGCGACATGATCGAGGGCGTCGAACGCATCGCGGAACGGCACCGGTTGACCATCGGCGTCTGCGCCCACGCGGGCGACGGCAACACCCACCCCGTGGTCTGCTTCGACGCCGCCGACCCCGACGAGACGCGGCGGGCCCGCGTCTCGTTCGACGAGATCATGGCGCTCGGCCTGGACCTCGGCGGCACGATCACCGGGGAGCACGGGGTGGGCGTACTGAAGAAGGAGTGGCTGGCCCGCGAACTCGGCCCGGTCGGTGTGGAGATGCAGCGCGGGATCAAGCAGGTGTTCGACCCGCTGGGCATCCTGAACCCGGGCAAGCTGTTCTGA
- a CDS encoding IclR family transcriptional regulator has protein sequence MTAETSQTLDRGLKVLKLLADTDHGLTVTELSTKLGVNRTVVYRLLATLEQHSLVRRDLGGRARVGLGVLRLGRQVHPLVREAALPALRALAEDIGATAHLTLVDGTEALAVAVVEPTWTDYHVAYRAGFRHPLDRGAAGRAILAARRTPPDDPGYTLTHGELEAGASGAAAPLIGVTGVEGSVGVVMLADAVPERVGARVVDAAREVAEALR, from the coding sequence GTGACCGCGGAGACATCCCAGACGCTCGATCGGGGCCTGAAGGTCCTGAAACTGCTCGCCGACACCGACCACGGGCTGACCGTCACCGAACTCTCCACCAAACTGGGCGTCAACCGGACCGTGGTGTACCGGCTGCTCGCCACCCTCGAACAGCACTCCCTCGTCCGCCGCGACCTCGGCGGCCGCGCCCGCGTCGGCCTCGGCGTGCTGCGCCTGGGCCGCCAGGTGCACCCGCTCGTACGGGAGGCCGCGCTGCCCGCGCTCCGCGCGCTCGCCGAGGACATCGGCGCCACCGCCCACCTCACCCTCGTCGACGGCACGGAGGCACTGGCCGTCGCCGTCGTCGAGCCGACCTGGACCGACTACCACGTCGCCTACCGCGCCGGCTTCCGGCACCCCCTCGATCGCGGCGCCGCCGGCCGCGCCATACTCGCCGCCCGCCGCACCCCGCCCGACGACCCCGGCTACACCCTCACCCACGGCGAACTGGAGGCCGGGGCGAGCGGGGCCGCGGCCCCGCTGATCGGGGTCACCGGCGTCGAGGGCAGCGTCGGCGTGGTCATGCTCGCGGACGCGGTCCCCGAGCGCGTCGGCGCCCGCGTCGTCGACGCCGCCCGCGAGGTCGCCGAAGCCCTGCGCTGA
- a CDS encoding S16 family serine protease: MLSRLTRPRALAVCALPVVALLATAGLAPLPFSLAQPGMTANVLGENKGDPVITITGAPTRRTTGQLRMTTIEATGPDAHISLGDVLDGWFRTDQAVMPRDSVYPSGDNIKEIEQHNTAEMKESQDDATKAALAHLGKSASDVDVTLKLADVGGPSAGLLFTLGIIDKLDGDGSGGDLTGGRTIAGTGTIDADGKVGPVGGVGLKTQAARRDGATVFLVPKAECSDASADLPKGLRLIPVTTLKGAVSALVALEKGKGSVPSC; encoded by the coding sequence GTGCTCTCTCGCCTCACACGCCCCCGGGCCCTCGCCGTCTGTGCCCTGCCCGTCGTGGCCCTGCTCGCCACGGCGGGCCTCGCGCCGCTGCCGTTCTCCCTGGCGCAGCCCGGGATGACCGCGAACGTCCTCGGCGAGAACAAGGGCGACCCGGTCATCACCATCACCGGGGCCCCCACCCGCCGCACCACCGGGCAGCTGAGGATGACGACGATCGAGGCGACCGGCCCCGACGCGCACATCTCGCTCGGCGACGTGCTCGACGGCTGGTTCCGCACCGACCAGGCGGTCATGCCGCGCGACTCGGTCTACCCCAGCGGCGACAACATCAAGGAGATCGAGCAGCACAACACCGCCGAGATGAAGGAGTCCCAGGACGACGCCACCAAGGCGGCCCTCGCCCACCTGGGCAAGTCCGCCTCGGACGTCGACGTCACGCTGAAACTCGCCGACGTCGGCGGCCCCAGCGCCGGACTGCTCTTCACCCTCGGCATCATCGACAAACTCGACGGCGACGGCAGCGGCGGCGACCTCACCGGCGGCCGCACCATCGCCGGTACGGGCACGATCGACGCCGACGGCAAGGTCGGCCCCGTCGGCGGAGTCGGCCTCAAGACGCAGGCCGCCCGGCGCGACGGTGCCACCGTCTTCCTGGTGCCGAAGGCCGAGTGCTCCGACGCGAGCGCCGACCTCCCCAAGGGGCTGCGGCTGATCCCGGTCACCACCCTCAAGGGCGCGGTCTCCGCACTCGTCGCCCTGGAGAAGGGCAAGGGCTCGGTCCCCAGCTGCTGA
- a CDS encoding SDR family oxidoreductase, whose amino-acid sequence MSEETGEGASGGPRGGPVLVTGGSGFLGVHCVLRLLEAGHRVRTTVRTPAREETVREMLRTAGAEPGDALDVVVADLTSDEGWAAAAKDCAYVLHVASPYPPTVPRHEDELIVPARDGTLRVLRAARDAGVRRTVLTSSFASISYGHAERERTYTERDWSNLDGPHLSAYAKSKTLAERAAWDFVEREGDGLELSVINPVGVLGPVFGPDYSTSITLVQRLLDRDLPGVPRLSFCFADVRDLADLHLRAMTDPAARGERFLGSSGGPMWVADVAHVLRDRLGPPAARVPTRRIPDALIRLASRMDATLRGFVPDLGLVRGANADKARDVLGWRPRPPEEAIVATAESLLRLGLVKSAASQYT is encoded by the coding sequence ATGAGTGAGGAGACCGGCGAAGGGGCGAGTGGCGGGCCGCGGGGCGGGCCGGTGCTGGTCACCGGGGGCTCGGGGTTTCTGGGGGTGCACTGCGTGCTGCGACTGCTCGAAGCCGGACACCGGGTGCGCACGACCGTCCGTACGCCCGCGCGCGAGGAGACGGTCCGGGAGATGCTGCGCACGGCCGGCGCCGAGCCGGGGGACGCGCTCGACGTCGTGGTCGCCGACCTCACGTCCGACGAGGGGTGGGCGGCCGCGGCGAAGGACTGCGCCTACGTCCTGCACGTCGCCTCCCCCTACCCGCCGACCGTGCCCCGGCACGAGGACGAACTGATCGTCCCGGCCCGTGACGGCACCCTGCGCGTGCTGCGCGCCGCACGCGACGCGGGGGTCCGCAGAACGGTGCTGACCTCGTCCTTCGCGTCGATCAGCTACGGCCATGCCGAACGGGAGCGGACGTACACCGAACGGGACTGGAGCAACCTCGACGGCCCGCACCTCTCGGCGTACGCGAAGTCCAAGACGCTCGCCGAGCGGGCGGCGTGGGACTTCGTGGAGCGCGAGGGGGACGGGCTCGAACTGTCCGTGATCAACCCGGTCGGCGTGCTCGGACCGGTCTTCGGCCCCGACTACTCGACGTCCATCACGCTGGTCCAGCGTCTGCTCGACCGTGATCTGCCGGGCGTGCCCCGCCTGTCCTTCTGCTTCGCCGACGTCCGCGACCTCGCCGACCTCCATCTGCGCGCCATGACCGACCCGGCCGCCCGGGGCGAGCGGTTCCTCGGCTCGTCGGGCGGGCCGATGTGGGTCGCCGACGTCGCCCACGTCCTCCGGGACCGCCTCGGACCGCCCGCCGCCCGTGTCCCCACCCGCCGCATACCGGATGCGTTGATCCGCCTGGCCTCCCGCATGGACGCCACCCTGCGCGGCTTCGTGCCGGACCTGGGCCTGGTGAGAGGGGCGAACGCCGACAAGGCCCGCGACGTACTGGGCTGGCGCCCCCGCCCGCCGGAGGAGGCGATCGTCGCCACGGCGGAAAGCCTGCTGAGGCTGGGCCTGGTCAAGAGCGCTGCGAGTCAATACACCTAG
- a CDS encoding MFS transporter, which yields MSALDPRDTDVADAVPTALPPPPVAAEGVLSGPYRALSIGIVSVVLLIAFEATAVGTAMPVAARELHGVSLYAFAFSGYFTTSLFGMVLAGQWADRRGPLGPLTTGIAGFAAGLLLSGTAGAMWTFILGRAVQGLGGGLVIVALYVVVGRAYPEPLRPAIMAAFAAGWVVPSIVGPLAAGAVTEQLGWRWVFVGIPVLVVLPLALALPQIRRRAGGPAEDAAQTAAESRASNRRRLRLALAVSLGAGLLQYAAQDLRWLSLLPALAGAALLVPAARGLLPHGTWRAARGLPSVVLLRGVAAGSFMAAESFVPLMLVTQRGLSPTLAGFSLAAGGGTWAIGSWVQSRPRLERYRERLVTAGMVLVAAAVATAPSVLVDAVPAWTVAVAWAFGCFGMGLVISSTSVLLLKLSAPEEAGANSAALQMSDGLSSVLLLAAGGAAFAALGGGTVAHTAAQSTTTGAHPAAFAAVFLPMAAVALAGAWVAGRLRVPLR from the coding sequence ATGAGCGCCCTCGACCCGCGCGACACCGATGTCGCCGACGCCGTACCGACCGCCCTGCCGCCCCCGCCCGTCGCCGCCGAGGGCGTGCTGAGCGGGCCGTACCGGGCGCTGAGCATCGGCATCGTCTCCGTCGTCCTGCTGATCGCCTTCGAGGCGACGGCGGTGGGGACGGCGATGCCGGTGGCCGCCCGGGAACTGCACGGGGTCTCGCTGTACGCGTTCGCGTTCTCCGGGTACTTCACCACCAGCCTGTTCGGCATGGTGCTCGCCGGGCAGTGGGCCGACCGGCGCGGTCCGCTCGGCCCGCTGACCACCGGCATCGCCGGCTTCGCGGCCGGGCTGCTGCTGTCCGGGACCGCCGGGGCGATGTGGACGTTCATCCTGGGCCGGGCCGTGCAGGGGCTCGGCGGCGGGCTGGTGATCGTCGCGCTGTACGTGGTGGTGGGGCGGGCGTATCCGGAGCCGTTGCGGCCGGCCATCATGGCGGCGTTCGCGGCGGGATGGGTGGTGCCGTCGATCGTCGGTCCGCTGGCCGCCGGTGCGGTCACCGAACAGCTCGGCTGGCGCTGGGTGTTCGTCGGGATACCCGTGCTGGTGGTCCTGCCGCTGGCGCTCGCCCTGCCGCAGATACGCCGCCGGGCGGGCGGCCCGGCCGAGGACGCGGCGCAGACGGCGGCCGAGTCCAGGGCGTCCAACCGGCGCCGGCTGCGGCTCGCCCTCGCCGTCTCGCTCGGCGCCGGGCTGCTGCAGTACGCCGCGCAGGACCTGCGGTGGCTCTCGCTCCTGCCCGCCCTCGCCGGCGCCGCCCTGCTCGTACCGGCCGCGCGCGGACTGCTGCCGCACGGCACCTGGCGGGCCGCCCGCGGACTGCCCTCCGTGGTGCTGCTGCGCGGGGTCGCGGCCGGCTCCTTCATGGCGGCCGAGTCGTTCGTGCCGTTGATGCTGGTCACCCAGCGGGGTCTCTCCCCGACGCTCGCCGGGTTCTCGCTCGCGGCGGGCGGCGGGACGTGGGCGATCGGCTCGTGGGTGCAGTCCCGGCCGCGTCTGGAGCGGTACCGGGAGCGGCTGGTCACGGCGGGGATGGTGCTGGTCGCGGCGGCCGTCGCGACCGCCCCGAGCGTCCTCGTCGACGCCGTGCCCGCCTGGACGGTGGCGGTGGCCTGGGCGTTCGGATGCTTCGGGATGGGGCTGGTGATCTCCTCCACCAGCGTGCTGCTGCTGAAGCTGTCCGCGCCCGAGGAGGCGGGCGCGAACAGCGCGGCGCTGCAGATGTCCGACGGCCTGAGCAGCGTGCTGCTGCTGGCCGCCGGGGGAGCGGCCTTCGCCGCGCTCGGCGGCGGCACGGTCGCCCACACGGCCGCGCAGTCGACGACGACCGGCGCCCACCCGGCCGCCTTCGCCGCGGTGTTCCTGCCGATGGCGGCGGTGGCCCTGGCGGGGGCGTGGGTGGCGGGGCGGTTGCGGGTGCCGCTGCGCTGA
- the hppD gene encoding 4-hydroxyphenylpyruvate dioxygenase, which yields MTQTTHHTPDTARQADPFPVKGMDAVVFAVGNAKQAAHYYSTAFGMRLVAYSGPENGSRETAAYVLENGSARFVFTSVIKPTSTWGHFLTQHVDDHGDGVVDLALTVPDARAAHAYAVEHGATSIAEPYELKDEHGTVVIAAIATYGETRHTLVERTGYDGPYLPGYVAADPIVEPPAHRTFQAVDHCVGNVELGRMNEWVEFYNKVMGFTNMKEFVGDDIATEYSALMSKVVADGTLKVKFPINEPAMGKKKSQIDEYLEFYGGPGVQHIALATNDIVRTVRTMSAAGVEFLNTPDSYYDTLGEWAGETRVPVETLRELKILVDRDEDGYLLQIFTKPVQDRPTVFFELIERHGSMGFGKGNFKALFEAIEREQEKRGNL from the coding sequence ATGACGCAGACCACACACCACACTCCCGACACCGCACGGCAGGCAGACCCCTTCCCGGTCAAGGGAATGGACGCGGTCGTCTTCGCCGTGGGCAACGCCAAGCAGGCCGCCCACTACTACTCGACCGCCTTCGGCATGCGGCTGGTCGCCTACTCCGGACCGGAGAACGGCAGCCGCGAGACCGCTGCTTACGTGCTGGAGAACGGCTCCGCCCGGTTCGTCTTCACCTCCGTCATCAAGCCGACCTCCACCTGGGGCCACTTCCTCACCCAGCACGTGGACGACCACGGCGACGGCGTCGTCGACCTCGCCCTCACCGTCCCGGACGCGCGGGCCGCGCACGCGTACGCCGTCGAGCACGGCGCCACCTCGATCGCCGAGCCGTACGAGCTGAAGGACGAGCACGGCACGGTGGTGATCGCGGCGATCGCCACGTACGGCGAGACGCGGCACACGCTCGTCGAGCGGACCGGGTACGACGGCCCGTACCTGCCCGGGTACGTGGCGGCCGACCCGATCGTCGAACCGCCGGCCCACCGCACGTTCCAGGCGGTCGACCACTGCGTCGGCAACGTGGAGCTCGGCCGGATGAACGAGTGGGTCGAGTTCTACAACAAGGTCATGGGCTTCACGAACATGAAGGAGTTCGTGGGCGACGACATCGCGACCGAGTACAGCGCGCTGATGTCCAAGGTGGTCGCCGACGGGACGCTGAAGGTCAAGTTCCCGATCAACGAGCCCGCGATGGGCAAGAAGAAGTCGCAGATCGACGAGTATCTGGAGTTCTACGGCGGTCCCGGCGTCCAGCACATCGCGCTGGCCACCAACGACATCGTGCGGACGGTGCGCACGATGTCGGCGGCCGGGGTGGAGTTCCTGAACACGCCCGACTCGTACTACGACACGCTCGGCGAGTGGGCGGGCGAGACCCGGGTGCCGGTGGAGACCCTGCGCGAGCTGAAGATCCTCGTCGACCGGGACGAGGACGGGTATCTGCTGCAGATCTTCACCAAGCCGGTGCAGGACCGGCCGACGGTGTTCTTCGAACTCATCGAGCGGCACGGCTCGATGGGCTTCGGCAAGGGCAACTTCAAGGCGCTGTTCGAGGCCATCGAGCGGGAGCAGGAGAAGCGCGGCAATCTGTGA
- a CDS encoding DEAD/DEAH box helicase has product MTTTPAAPAASSSHHLSPAFPGRAPWGTAGKLRAWQQGAMDRYIQEQPRDFLAVATPGAGKTTFALTLASWLLHHHVVQQVTVVAPTEHLKKQWAEAAARIGIKLDPEYSAGPLGREYDGVAITYAGVGVRPMLHRNRVEQRKTLVILDEIHHAGDSKSWGEACLEAFEPATRRLALTGTPFRSDTNPIPFVAYEEGQDGIRRSAADYTYGYGNALADGVVRPVIFLSYSGNMRWRTKAGDEIEARLGEPMTKDAISQAWRTALDPRGEWMPSVLRAADQRLTEVRKGIPDAGALVIASDQDSARAYAKLIREITGHKATLVLSDDGGASDRIDEFSHGDDRWMVAVRMVSEGVDVPRLAVGVYATTISTPLFFAQAVGRFVRSRRRGETASVFLPTVPDLLSFANEMERERDHVLDKPKKHGEEDPYAESEKEMDEANREQDEDTGEQDMLPFEALESDAVFDRVTYNGAEFGMQAHPGSEEEQDYLGIPGLLEPDQVELLLQKRQARQIAHSRKKPAEEADLLEMPAERRPVVTHKELLELRKQLNGLVGAYAHQSGKPHGVIHTELRRVCGGPPSAECTAGQLTQRITKVREWATRMK; this is encoded by the coding sequence GTGACTACTACCCCCGCCGCCCCCGCAGCCTCCTCCTCGCACCACCTCTCGCCCGCCTTTCCCGGCCGTGCCCCCTGGGGTACCGCCGGCAAGCTGCGGGCCTGGCAGCAGGGGGCGATGGACAGGTACATCCAGGAGCAGCCGCGCGACTTCCTCGCCGTCGCCACCCCCGGCGCCGGCAAGACCACCTTCGCGCTCACCCTCGCCTCCTGGCTGCTGCACCACCACGTCGTGCAGCAGGTCACCGTCGTCGCGCCCACCGAGCACCTGAAGAAGCAGTGGGCCGAGGCCGCCGCACGCATAGGCATCAAGCTCGACCCCGAGTACAGCGCGGGCCCGCTCGGCCGGGAGTACGACGGCGTCGCCATCACGTACGCGGGCGTCGGCGTACGGCCGATGCTGCACCGCAACCGGGTCGAGCAGCGCAAGACGCTCGTCATCCTCGACGAGATCCACCACGCCGGTGACTCCAAGTCCTGGGGCGAGGCCTGCCTGGAGGCGTTCGAACCGGCCACGCGCCGGCTCGCGCTCACCGGTACGCCGTTCCGCTCCGACACCAACCCGATCCCCTTCGTCGCGTACGAGGAGGGGCAGGACGGCATCCGGCGCTCGGCCGCCGACTACACCTACGGCTACGGCAACGCGCTCGCCGACGGCGTCGTCCGCCCCGTCATCTTCCTCTCCTACAGCGGCAACATGCGCTGGCGCACCAAGGCGGGCGACGAGATCGAGGCCCGGCTCGGCGAGCCGATGACCAAGGACGCGATCAGCCAGGCCTGGCGCACCGCGCTCGACCCGCGCGGCGAATGGATGCCGAGCGTGCTGCGCGCCGCCGACCAGCGGCTCACCGAGGTCCGCAAGGGCATCCCGGACGCCGGCGCGCTCGTCATCGCCTCCGACCAGGACTCCGCGCGCGCGTACGCCAAACTCATCCGCGAGATCACCGGCCACAAGGCGACCCTCGTCCTCTCCGACGACGGCGGCGCCTCCGACCGCATCGACGAGTTCAGCCACGGCGACGACCGGTGGATGGTCGCCGTCCGCATGGTGTCCGAGGGCGTCGACGTGCCCCGGCTCGCCGTCGGCGTGTACGCGACGACGATCTCGACGCCGCTCTTCTTCGCCCAGGCCGTCGGCCGTTTCGTACGGTCCCGGCGGCGCGGCGAGACCGCGTCCGTCTTCCTGCCGACCGTGCCGGACCTGCTCTCCTTCGCGAACGAGATGGAGCGCGAGCGCGACCACGTCCTCGACAAGCCGAAGAAGCACGGTGAGGAGGACCCGTACGCCGAGTCCGAGAAGGAGATGGACGAGGCCAACCGGGAGCAGGACGAGGACACCGGCGAACAGGACATGCTGCCGTTCGAGGCGCTGGAGTCCGACGCGGTGTTCGACCGGGTCACCTACAACGGGGCGGAGTTCGGGATGCAGGCGCATCCCGGCAGCGAGGAGGAGCAGGACTACCTCGGCATCCCCGGGCTGCTCGAACCCGACCAGGTGGAACTGCTGCTGCAGAAGCGGCAGGCACGGCAGATCGCGCACAGCCGGAAGAAGCCGGCCGAGGAGGCGGATCTGCTGGAGATGCCGGCGGAGCGGCGGCCCGTGGTCACCCACAAGGAGCTGCTGGAGCTGCGCAAGCAGCTGAACGGACTGGTCGGCGCCTACGCCCACCAGAGCGGGAAGCCGCATGGTGTCATCCACACGGAACTGCGCCGCGTCTGCGGCGGCCCGCCCAGCGCGGAATGCACGGCCGGCCAGCTGACCCAACGCATCACCAAGGTCCGCGAATGGGCGACCCGCATGAAGTAG
- a CDS encoding TetR/AcrR family transcriptional regulator produces the protein MPTPPADAARPDSTPVTPKGRSTKESLLRAGEAVAERDGLGGLSVAAVAAQAGVAKGTFYVYFPDRNAFVDALHQRFYEQIGSAVATATAGLAPGREFLLAALDAYLDACLAHHGVKALVFEARAREELTVTMTDRVARLMDLAEPSVRAMGLAPAPISTRLIMALGSEAALVELEAGHTVPAARETVRALLNGVDRTHVG, from the coding sequence GTGCCCACACCTCCCGCCGACGCCGCGCGCCCCGACTCCACACCGGTGACCCCGAAGGGGCGCAGCACCAAGGAGTCCCTGCTCAGGGCGGGAGAGGCGGTCGCCGAGCGGGACGGGCTCGGCGGGCTGAGCGTGGCGGCCGTCGCCGCGCAGGCGGGCGTCGCCAAGGGAACCTTCTACGTGTACTTCCCCGACCGCAACGCGTTCGTCGACGCCCTCCACCAGCGCTTCTACGAGCAGATCGGCAGCGCCGTCGCCACCGCCACCGCCGGGCTCGCACCCGGCCGGGAGTTCCTGCTCGCCGCGCTCGACGCCTATCTCGACGCGTGCCTCGCCCACCACGGCGTCAAGGCACTCGTCTTCGAGGCGAGGGCGCGGGAAGAACTCACGGTCACGATGACCGACCGCGTGGCACGGCTCATGGACCTGGCGGAGCCGAGCGTGCGCGCGATGGGCCTGGCCCCGGCGCCGATCAGTACCCGCCTGATCATGGCGCTCGGCTCGGAGGCCGCCCTCGTCGAACTGGAGGCGGGTCACACGGTTCCCGCCGCTCGCGAGACCGTCCGTGCCCTGCTGAACGGCGTGGACCGGACCCACGTCGGCTGA
- a CDS encoding type II toxin-antitoxin system death-on-curing family toxin has protein sequence MHYLTLPELLNLSKRLGAAEVRDYGLLDSALARPQSSVFGQDAYPDVWQKAAALMESLARNHALVDGNKRTAWYATWVFLHMNEHPLDPDFDVDEAERFVLDVSQGALDVPKIAAQLPQFAR, from the coding sequence ATGCACTACCTCACGCTCCCCGAGCTGCTGAACCTCTCGAAGCGGCTCGGGGCCGCCGAGGTGCGCGACTACGGGCTCCTGGACTCCGCCCTGGCGCGTCCCCAGTCGAGTGTCTTCGGCCAGGACGCCTACCCGGACGTGTGGCAGAAGGCCGCCGCCCTGATGGAGTCCCTCGCCCGCAACCATGCCCTTGTGGACGGGAACAAACGCACCGCCTGGTACGCGACGTGGGTCTTCCTCCACATGAACGAACATCCACTGGACCCGGACTTCGACGTGGACGAAGCCGAGCGGTTCGTGCTGGACGTGTCGCAGGGTGCCCTGGACGTACCCAAGATCGCTGCTCAGTTGCCGCAGTTCGCACGTTGA
- a CDS encoding SsgA family sporulation/cell division regulator, which yields MHGHTHGTGHEHLTEVERELELRLVLSPERSVPVAALFAYRTEDPYAVHLTFHIDSVHPIRWTFARDILIDGIFRPSGHGDVRVWPVKTETDGRLAARALMLALTSPDGDALLQAPADPVAAWLERTLRIVPPGSEGDRLGWDDDLSQLLA from the coding sequence ATGCACGGACACACGCACGGAACCGGCCACGAACACCTCACCGAGGTCGAGCGGGAGCTGGAGCTGAGACTGGTCCTCTCCCCCGAACGGAGCGTCCCCGTGGCCGCCCTGTTCGCCTACCGCACCGAGGACCCGTACGCCGTCCACCTCACCTTTCACATCGACTCCGTCCATCCGATCCGCTGGACCTTCGCCCGGGACATCCTCATCGACGGGATCTTCCGCCCGTCCGGCCACGGCGACGTACGGGTGTGGCCGGTGAAGACGGAGACCGACGGCCGGCTCGCCGCCCGCGCCCTGATGCTCGCGCTCACCTCCCCCGACGGCGACGCCCTGCTCCAGGCCCCCGCCGACCCGGTCGCCGCGTGGCTGGAGCGGACCCTGCGGATCGTGCCGCCGGGGTCCGAGGGCGACCGGCTCGGGTGGGACGATGATCTGTCCCAACTGCTCGCGTGA